The Argentina anserina chromosome 3, drPotAnse1.1, whole genome shotgun sequence genome includes a region encoding these proteins:
- the LOC126787192 gene encoding LOW QUALITY PROTEIN: uncharacterized protein LOC126787192 (The sequence of the model RefSeq protein was modified relative to this genomic sequence to represent the inferred CDS: deleted 2 bases in 1 codon; substituted 1 base at 1 genomic stop codon) yields MSFVGKSPLKGEWHHKPSTDLRIRSSIHNPDLESDRSVKKSRTCRAVSEWASLPKDILFSVLCKLFEMRGRDELKKCYDYYVRKVVLSADPCLNPDNYVAVAIYDYHGWLAFIKAGQRVLFNEDDGKVVKQDPVDSIGDDALFLGXLINHSMAVLASNFPRCQPNSIYFTSYTGYGGSGIYNIADKTVTQHYPASRS; encoded by the exons ATGTCTTTTGTCGGAAAATCTCCATTGAAAGGGG AATGGCATCACAAGCCCTCTACGGACCTTAGAATTCGAAGCTCCATCCATAATCCAGATTTGGAGTCGGATAG GTCAGTTAAGAAGTCAAGAACGTGTCGGGCAGTATCCGAATGGGCAAGTCTTCCCAAGGACATTCTCTTTTCGGTGTTGTGCAAGTTGTTCGAA ATGCGCGGGCGGGATGAGTTGAAGAAGTGCTACGACTACTACGTCCGTAAGGTTGTATTATCCGCCGACCCCTGTTTGAATCCGGATAATTATGTGGCTGTGGCAATCTATGACTATCATGGCTGGTTGGCTTTCATCAAAGCAGGACAAAGA GTGTTGTTCAACGAGGACGATGGGAAAGTTGTGAAGCAGGATCCGGTAGACAGCATCGGGGATGATGCTTTGTTCTTAGgt taattaattaatcattcAATGGCCGTTTTGGCTTCAAACTTTCCTAGGTGCCAACCAAATTCTATTTACTTCACAAGTTACACTGGATATGGTGGTTCGGGTATCTATAATATTGCAGACAAAACTGTCACACAACACTACCCGGCCTCCAGATCCTAG